Part of the Deltaproteobacteria bacterium genome is shown below.
TCCAGGAGACGTGGCTCAAGGTCGTGCGCAGCGCGCCTTCTTACGAGAAGAAGGCCAAGTTCACGACCTGGGTGTACACGATCGCGAGGAACCTCTGCGTGGACCAGAGCCGCCGAGATCGCCACCGGGCCACTTCGTCTCTCGACGCCGCGCAGGGCGACGCCGAGGGCGAGGCCCGGCCGCTCGGCGACCGCGTGCCCGACAATCGGCCCACGCCGGATCGCGCCGCCCACGGCATGCAGCTCCGCGACGCCATCGAGGTCGCGCTGAAGAAGCTGCCCGAGGAGCAGCGCGAGGTGTTCCTGCTTCGCGAGTACGCGGGCGTGCCCTTCAAGGAAATTGCGGATGTGACGGGCGTGCCCGAGAACACGGTGAAGTCGCGCATGCGCTACGCCCTGGAGGGCTTGCGCCGCGCGTTGGTGGAACTAGGAATTGACGGAGACATGGCCGACGAGCCTGCAACCGCCCGATCGGCAGGAAGCCCATGAGCCAGGCCTCTCCAGAGTGCGATCGCACGAACGAGCACCTGCTCGACTACGCCTACGGCGAGCTCTCGGGCGCGCCGCTCGCGGAGCTGGAGAAGCACTTGCCCGGCTGCGAGCGGTGCCAGGCGGATCTCGCCGCGCTCAAGGGCACGCGCCGGGTGATGGCCTCGCTCGCGCCCGTGCCGGCGCCGGCGGGCGGGCTCGACTCGTTGCTCGCGTACGCGGAGCAGCAGGCCAAGCGGCAGCAGAAGCCCGCGCGTCCGAAGTGGCTGGGCTGGCTGATGGGCGCGGTGCCCGTTGCTGCGGCGGTCGTCATCGTGACCACGCTGAGCCTCAACAACACGCGCAGCCCGGCGTTGAAGGCGACGGAAGAGGCGCCGGGTTCCGTTGCCGTTGCGCGTCCCAGCGCGGAAGCCGAAGCCGGCGAAGCCAAAGACGTCGCCAAGAACGGAGCGCCCAAGCCTGGTGCACCGCCTGCGTTGGCAAAGGCTCCGGAGGCCGTTGTGGCTGCGGCGCCCACGCCGGCGATGCAGCCTGCGCCCGAGCCGGTCCACGTCACGGGCCGCATCGCCGGCGCGCCGCCTGCGAAGACGATGTCTGCCAAGGGCGGGATGGCGATGGGTGCGAAGGCCGATCTCGCTGAGCGCGATGAAGAGAAGGCCGCGGTTGCCTACAAGGCCCCGGCCGCCGACAAGGCCGAGAAGCGCAAGGCGAATGCTGAGCAGGATTTCGATCGTCTTCTGGGTGGCCAGGCCGTCGGCGGCGACATGGGCAGCGTGGCGCAGGGCGGCGGCGCGGGCGCAGCAGGTCCCGGCGGTGCGTCGAGGAGTCTCGACCAGCAGAACACAACCAAGGATGCCAAGGCCATGCAGCAGGGCTATCGCGTGGTGGCGCCTGCAGTCCCGACCGACGCGGCCCCGCCTGTTCAGGCTCAAGCCGCACCGATGGCGTCGAAGCCCGACACTTCGTCGCGTTTGGGCGCAGGGAAGAGCGCTCAGAAGGAGCAGGACGAGCGTCGCGGCGACGGCATCGTGGATTCGGCGAGCCAGGTTGCGGAGATGGATAGCAACGTCGCATCCGCGCCCGCGCCCGCCCAAGCTGCGCCTCCTCCGCCCGCGATGAAGCAGGCCCAAGCGCCCGCGGCAACTCTGCCTGCAGAGCAGCAGTTTGACCTCGCGCAGCGCGAGGAGGCCAAGCCGGCCAAGCCTGCGGCGCATGCTGCGAACAAGAAGGCGGAAGCCGGCCCGGTCGTCGCGGCCACAGGCTCGGCCGATCCGTCCGCGGGTGCCGACGCGCTCGCCCAGAGCGGCAATCACGCAGGTGCTGCCGCCGCTTGGTTCGCGGCGTACCAGGCCGCGCCCAGCACCTCTCGCGGCGCAAACGCGCTCTTCAATGCCGCGACCGAGTCGCAGAAGGCCGGGCTGTATGGCCAGGCGGCCATGTGGTTCCAGCGGTTCGCGGATGAGTTCCCCAAGTCGGCGTACGCGCCTGCTGCGCTCGCCACGGCCGTGCAGATCCGGCGCTCGCACGACGGCGAGGGCGCGGCCACCACGCTCGAGGACAACCTCCTCAGCAGGTACCCCGAGTCGCAACAGGCACAGGAGGTCGCTCGGCACCGCCGCGCGCACGCGCCCGCGCCCATGAAGGCCAAGGCCGAGAAGAAGTCGATGGACTTCGACGATTCCTCGGTCGAGCGCGCCGCACCTGCGCCGGCGGCTCCCGCAGCCACAGAGATGTCGAAGTAGGACTTCGTCGTACCTTTCGCTCCATCACCAGGCGGAACTTGCCGCTCGGATGGGGGCAAGGGACGATGATCTCAGCCGAGATCAGGCCAGGTGACCGATGCGACGAATCGGAACGGCCCTCGATAATCATCTTGTGCGAGTTCCTTTCGCCAGCGTGCGTCAGAGCGGCCAGGCCGCGGTCGAGACGGCAATCATCCTGCCGCTCCTGACCTTCCTGGTTCTGGGCATCGTGCAGCTGACGATGATCCAGCAGGCGTCGCTCATGACGGAGTACGCCGCGTACCAGGCGGCCCGCGCCGGCGTGGTGTGGAACGGCAACGTCGACAAGATGGAGGACGCGGCGATCGTGGCGCTCGCGCCGACAGTCCCCGGCGGCAGCGGCCGGCTCTACCTGGCCGCACGGCCGATTGAAGAGGGCACCGCGGGCCTGCTGGATCTCGCCGCGGACGTGGCCTCGATGCACGTCACCCAGGGCGCAGCCGGCGCGCTCCACATTCCCAAGCCCATCCGCGTGGACACCATCAACCCCACCACCGCGATCTTCAATCAGATGGCCACCAAGGGCTATTTGCCCAAGCAAACGGAGCTCGTCTTCGACGACGTGGGCTACCAGTCCATCGACAACTACACCGATGGCTTCAAAGCCGATGAGGCCTACCGCAAGGCGCTCCAGCTCACCATTCGCGTTCGCTACTTGTATGAAATGAAGATCCCGTTTGCCGACTGGATCATTCAAACCTGCTTCTTCGCGGCCAACGCGCCGAGCTACCTGCAGCCGTCGGGCGCGCTGGGCGAGGAGTCTATCGGCCTGCACAAGACCGCCGTCGAGAGCGGCGATCAGAACGCAACCGCGGGCATCCTCGCGGCCATGGACAAGCAGATCTCCGCGGGCAAGGTGGGCAAGCCCACGCTCACGGCCACCGAGTTCAAAGA
Proteins encoded:
- a CDS encoding RNA polymerase sigma factor, with the translated sequence MLAFQAGDARAFEQLVQRHRAAIFNFLLRLLGDRARAEDLLQETWLKVVRSAPSYEKKAKFTTWVYTIARNLCVDQSRRDRHRATSSLDAAQGDAEGEARPLGDRVPDNRPTPDRAAHGMQLRDAIEVALKKLPEEQREVFLLREYAGVPFKEIADVTGVPENTVKSRMRYALEGLRRALVELGIDGDMADEPATARSAGSP
- a CDS encoding pilus assembly protein, which encodes MRVPFASVRQSGQAAVETAIILPLLTFLVLGIVQLTMIQQASLMTEYAAYQAARAGVVWNGNVDKMEDAAIVALAPTVPGGSGRLYLAARPIEEGTAGLLDLAADVASMHVTQGAAGALHIPKPIRVDTINPTTAIFNQMATKGYLPKQTELVFDDVGYQSIDNYTDGFKADEAYRKALQLTIRVRYLYEMKIPFADWIIQTCFFAANAPSYLQPSGALGEESIGLHKTAVESGDQNATAGILAAMDKQISAGKVGKPTLTATEFKELFLARELHVYVIPLTASYTLRMQSNFYRKNLQN
- a CDS encoding zf-HC2 domain-containing protein; the protein is MSQASPECDRTNEHLLDYAYGELSGAPLAELEKHLPGCERCQADLAALKGTRRVMASLAPVPAPAGGLDSLLAYAEQQAKRQQKPARPKWLGWLMGAVPVAAAVVIVTTLSLNNTRSPALKATEEAPGSVAVARPSAEAEAGEAKDVAKNGAPKPGAPPALAKAPEAVVAAAPTPAMQPAPEPVHVTGRIAGAPPAKTMSAKGGMAMGAKADLAERDEEKAAVAYKAPAADKAEKRKANAEQDFDRLLGGQAVGGDMGSVAQGGGAGAAGPGGASRSLDQQNTTKDAKAMQQGYRVVAPAVPTDAAPPVQAQAAPMASKPDTSSRLGAGKSAQKEQDERRGDGIVDSASQVAEMDSNVASAPAPAQAAPPPPAMKQAQAPAATLPAEQQFDLAQREEAKPAKPAAHAANKKAEAGPVVAATGSADPSAGADALAQSGNHAGAAAAWFAAYQAAPSTSRGANALFNAATESQKAGLYGQAAMWFQRFADEFPKSAYAPAALATAVQIRRSHDGEGAATTLEDNLLSRYPESQQAQEVARHRRAHAPAPMKAKAEKKSMDFDDSSVERAAPAPAAPAATEMSK